The Leptidea sinapis chromosome 37, ilLepSina1.1, whole genome shotgun sequence region GTCGGGTCTGCAGTCGGATCCCTAAGTTccacataattttaaattacaaaagtctCCCACAGAATTCCATGTTTACTGGCGAATCAATTGCCCTGTCAGAGGCGGTGTCATATGTTGAATCACATAAGATCAACAAGGCTTTAATCCTGTCTGACTCATTAAGCTGCTTGTTGGACCTAACAAAAAATCCTTTCAAATCTTCAAACAacttcacaattaatttaagaacaaaggCATACCTGTACAGATGAGACATTAGCTTGGATACCTAGCCATCTAGGGATAACTGGCAATGAAATTGCAGACTACGTACGCTAAAGACGCGATTCAGTCTGggacattaaaatttaattactgttttcCTCGAGATCTACGCGCTATGTCTAAACCCTTTCTGGTTGATGCATGGAATGCTTTATGGCAAACCACCAAACAAACTAAAGGTAAATTATATGGTTATATCCAACCTTTTATCCCGTCTAAGCCCTGGTTCTTTcctcaaaaaaaacaaaataaacttttcacttctgtcatcatACGACTTCGCTTGAGACTTGTCTgttccccagtatttttggccaagatccgggtaagggaccattctatatgtgaatgtggccttgaggaaggtactcttgaacatatttttttttctattgccctaaattgtcaattcctttatatgaccttctaccgaaggatatccctcgccccatcaacatcccttttcttcttactttatgctattcccctttcataaagattctttataaatttatttcccgcaataatattaaattgtaatttctatcctccatactttctacgCTCTCTTAGACACATATTCCCACTaacattcacacatttctcccttaaacttagattagatactaacaaggtagttaatattatgggtgtttattactaaccgtactaactcttgttgcctattcttcagttcacaaaaaaccacagctatatcaaccgatcatttccttttacatcagctctttatatacttaattcagctaaattaaaaatctctccaccttgacgttggccgaatcgtgGATATTCAGTTGACGGAgccagttaataaataaaaaaaaatatggagacGGTAGCGTTCCGAACAGTACAAAagcataaaaaacattaaaaacctTTTTGAATCAATTTTCACTATATtcgattttattgtaaatattatttttttatattgtaattaataatgagCAAGCTATCCGCTTTCCATACTCAGGCATACTGTCAAGTTTAGTATTGCTATAccgaataataattattattgtatgataaaaataaattgaatactaatataattatgaatgaGTGAGTTTTTTTCGGtttattaaactatttttgTTGTAACAatcatattgttttaaaaatttaacaaaaatgatTTTGAGTTCCTTTTgcaaaaaataatgctaaaatcagCTGTTCAatgtgacatttttttttgttgcgaCAACACTTATCACCTTCAGTCACTATTCGATCAGTCatgatttaatcaaaataaaaatttgtacgTGGAGTTGAAGTTTACATTTAGTCGGGCGTAATCGATATGACGACACAGACTTTATAAATGAGCGCTGCAGTGTGTTGAAACATCAGTTGAAATATCGAAACGTTCGGCTACAGTGAGAGCCAACGTTCTGCACAAATATCGAACAAGTGTTATACACAACATCGTGCCATAAGTGTTACGAGTGAGTGTCATTGATTACATAAAATGCCCTGTCCATTCATGGGTTCGCTAAACCAAGCTTTCGTAAGAAATTATGGCTCCATACTGATGAAACAGTATGGTAActtttgcccaataatttctaGAGGGTTTCGCTCCTTTGGCAACGAGGAGACGAAATGCCCATTTATAAAAGAAAACGCGATCATCTCCGAAGCTCCCAAGGAGATGAATGAAGACATTGTTGAAAGCGTTCGACCTTACGCCTATGAGAAGTTCTTCAACGAACAGATTAGCGCCAAGAAGAAAGATTACTCGTACCGTGTATTCAGGAAAGTGTCGCGCTTAGCGGCCGACGGTATGTATCCGCAAGCCTTGGAAGGGGCAGATAATCACCGTGTGACTGTGTGGTGCGCCAACGACTACCTCGGTGTATCGCGGCACCCACTCGTGCAGGACGCGGCTATCTCTGCTATCAAGTCGTACGGCACGGGCGCCGGAGGAACCCGGAACATTGCCGGAAACTCGCAAATGACTGAGAAACTCGAACATGAAATAGCGAGACTACATGAAAAACCTGCCGCATTAATATTTAGTTCATGTTTTGTTGCAAACGATGCAACATTGTCTACTTTAGCTAAGATTCTTCCAGGTTGTATAATTTACTCGGATGCAGGTAACCATGCCTCTATGATACAGGGAATAAGAAATAGTAGAGCTCCTAAACATATATTTAGGCACAATGATCCCAATCATTTGCAAGAGCTGCTCTCTCAATCACCACCAGGTGTGCCAAAGCTAGTCGTTTTTGAGACTGTCCACTCTATGAGTGGGGGTATTTGTCCTTTAGAAGAAATGTGCAATGTTGCACACCGGTA contains the following coding sequences:
- the LOC126975722 gene encoding 5-aminolevulinate synthase, erythroid-specific, mitochondrial, which produces MPCPFMGSLNQAFVRNYGSILMKQYGNFCPIISRGFRSFGNEETKCPFIKENAIISEAPKEMNEDIVESVRPYAYEKFFNEQISAKKKDYSYRVFRKVSRLAADGMYPQALEGADNHRVTVWCANDYLGVSRHPLVQDAAISAIKSYGTGAGGTRNIAGNSQMTEKLEHEIARLHEKPAALIFSSCFVANDATLSTLAKILPGCIIYSDAGNHASMIQGIRNSRAPKHIFRHNDPNHLQELLSQSPPGVPKLVVFETVHSMSGGICPLEEMCNVAHRYGALTFVDEVHAVGLYGKHGAGIGEERGLAHKIDIVSGTLGKAFGNVGGYIAGSSLLIDTVRSLAPGFIFTTALPPPVLAGSLAAIRLLASEEGRSLRTKHQAIVRYLKLSLLVAGLPQLPSVSHIVPVPITGADKVALVAESLMKKGHYVQAINYPTVARGEERLRFAPGPYHTPEMIDSLVTALIESFHENNISFNQFLVNGTCRECSMEYKVDMPFEEVSYKYPMAAA